A single genomic interval of Cupriavidus sp. MP-37 harbors:
- a CDS encoding nicotinate-nucleotide adenylyltransferase codes for MPAAAGTSPQPGAARPYRLGILGGTFDPPHVGHLALARLCIDHLGLDELVWIPTGQSWQKGDDVTPAADRLAMTELAAAALGDSGAKVRVSRMEVDRAGPSYTIDTVRQLRAEYGPEASLCWLMGADQLLRLHTWHGWQELFAHVHLCTATRPRFALSALEGPVLAALAERQADTHLIQCTPSGRMWIDQTLAVDLSSTHLRQRLAAGQPADDQLPPGVAHYIASHGLYRNAPARA; via the coding sequence ATGCCCGCCGCCGCGGGCACCTCGCCACAGCCTGGCGCCGCCCGCCCCTACCGCCTGGGTATCCTGGGCGGCACCTTCGATCCGCCCCACGTCGGCCACCTGGCGCTGGCGCGTCTGTGCATCGACCATCTGGGCCTGGACGAGCTGGTATGGATTCCCACCGGCCAGTCCTGGCAAAAGGGCGACGACGTGACCCCAGCCGCGGACCGCCTGGCGATGACCGAACTGGCCGCCGCGGCGCTCGGCGACAGCGGCGCCAAAGTCCGGGTGAGCCGCATGGAGGTGGATCGCGCCGGCCCCAGCTACACCATCGACACGGTGCGCCAGCTGCGCGCCGAATACGGCCCCGAGGCCTCGCTGTGCTGGCTGATGGGCGCCGACCAGCTGTTGCGCCTGCACACCTGGCATGGCTGGCAGGAACTGTTCGCGCACGTGCACCTGTGCACCGCAACACGGCCGCGCTTCGCGCTTTCGGCGCTGGAGGGTCCGGTGCTGGCCGCGCTGGCCGAGCGTCAGGCCGACACGCACCTGATACAATGCACGCCCTCCGGCCGGATGTGGATCGACCAGACGCTCGCCGTCGACCTCTCTTCCACCCATCTGCGCCAGCGGCTGGCGGCCGGCCAGCCGGCAGATGACCAACTGCCGCCCGGCGTGGCACACTACATTGCCAGCCACGGGCTGTACCGCAATGCCCCGGCCCGGGCATGA
- a CDS encoding YebC/PmpR family DNA-binding transcriptional regulator, with protein sequence MAGHSKWANIKHKKAAADAKRGKIWTRLIKEITVAAKLGGGDPDSNPRLRLSMDKAMDANMPKDNIQRAIQRGVGGLEGVNYEEIRYEGYGLSGAAIIVDCLTDNRTRTVAEVRHAFSKHGGNMGTEGSVAFMFTHCGQFLFAPGTPEDKLMEAALEAGADDVVTNDDGSIEVTCPPNDFSAVKAALEAAGFKAEVADVVMKPQNEVSFSGDDAVKMQKLLDALENLDDVQEVFTNAVIED encoded by the coding sequence ATGGCCGGTCACTCGAAATGGGCCAATATCAAACACAAGAAAGCCGCCGCAGACGCCAAGCGCGGCAAGATCTGGACCCGCCTGATCAAGGAAATCACCGTGGCCGCCAAGCTTGGCGGCGGTGATCCCGACTCCAACCCGCGCCTGCGCCTGTCCATGGACAAGGCGATGGATGCCAACATGCCCAAGGACAACATCCAGCGCGCGATCCAGCGCGGCGTGGGTGGCCTGGAAGGCGTGAACTACGAGGAAATCCGCTACGAAGGCTACGGCCTCTCCGGCGCCGCGATCATCGTCGACTGCCTGACCGACAACCGCACCCGCACCGTGGCCGAGGTGCGCCACGCCTTCTCCAAGCATGGCGGCAACATGGGCACCGAGGGCTCGGTGGCGTTCATGTTCACCCACTGCGGCCAGTTCCTGTTTGCGCCCGGCACGCCAGAAGACAAGCTGATGGAGGCCGCGCTGGAAGCCGGCGCCGACGATGTCGTCACCAACGACGACGGCTCGATCGAAGTCACCTGCCCGCCCAACGATTTTTCGGCGGTCAAGGCGGCGCTGGAAGCCGCCGGCTTCAAGGCCGAAGTCGCCGACGTGGTGATGAAGCCGCAGAACGAAGTCAGCTTCAGCGGCGACGACGCGGTCAAGATGCAGAAACTGCTCGACGCCCTGGAAAACCTGGACGACGTGCAGGAAGTCTTCACCAACGCGGTGATCGAAGACTAA
- the hemF gene encoding oxygen-dependent coproporphyrinogen oxidase, protein MIDSQAVRAYLLGLQDRITDAIGAIDGQPFLTDAWEKPPTERLRGSGRTRILEGGAVMERAGVGFSHVSGDTLPPSATANRPELAGRSFEAMGVSLVFHPRNPHVPTVHMNVRCFLALKPGAEPVWWFGGGMDLTPYYGNADDCTHFHRTCRQALAPFGDDLYPRFKQWCDEYFFLKHRNEARGIGGIFFDDFSALGFERSFAMMQAVGDAFLDAYLPILQGRKDTPYGERERAFQAYRRGRYVEFNLVFDRGTLFGLQSGGRAESILMSMPPLAAWRYDWQPEPGSPEAALYTDFLPARAWA, encoded by the coding sequence ATGATCGATTCCCAGGCAGTCCGTGCCTATCTGCTCGGTCTGCAAGACCGCATCACCGATGCCATCGGTGCCATCGACGGCCAGCCGTTCCTGACCGACGCCTGGGAGAAACCGCCCACCGAACGCCTGCGCGGCAGCGGCCGCACCCGCATCCTGGAAGGCGGCGCGGTGATGGAGCGCGCCGGCGTGGGCTTCTCGCACGTCAGCGGCGACACCCTGCCGCCGTCGGCCACGGCCAACCGGCCGGAACTGGCGGGGCGCAGCTTCGAGGCCATGGGCGTGTCGCTGGTGTTCCATCCACGCAACCCCCATGTGCCCACGGTGCATATGAATGTGCGCTGCTTCCTGGCGCTCAAGCCGGGCGCGGAACCGGTCTGGTGGTTCGGCGGCGGCATGGACCTGACGCCCTACTACGGCAACGCCGACGACTGCACGCACTTCCACCGCACCTGCCGGCAGGCGCTGGCTCCCTTCGGCGACGACCTGTATCCGCGCTTCAAGCAGTGGTGCGACGAGTATTTCTTCCTGAAGCACCGCAACGAGGCCCGCGGCATCGGCGGCATCTTCTTCGACGACTTCTCGGCGCTCGGCTTCGAACGCAGCTTTGCCATGATGCAGGCGGTCGGCGACGCCTTCCTGGACGCCTACCTGCCGATCCTGCAGGGCCGCAAGGACACGCCCTACGGCGAGCGCGAGCGCGCTTTCCAGGCCTACCGGCGCGGACGCTACGTCGAGTTCAACCTGGTGTTCGACCGCGGCACGCTGTTCGGCCTGCAATCGGGCGGGCGCGCCGAGTCGATCCTGATGTCGATGCCGCCGCTGGCGGCCTGGCGCTATGACTGGCAACCGGAACCGGGCAGCCCCGAAGCGGCGCTGTACACCGACTTCCTGCCGGCGCGCGCCTGGGCCTGA
- the purD gene encoding phosphoribosylamine--glycine ligase — protein MKVLVVGSGGREHALAWKLAQSPKVQVVYVAPGNGGTALDKRLQNVPLTDPEVIAAFAEREGVAFTVVGPEAPLAAGIVDIFRAKGLRIFGPTQAAAQLESSKDFAKAFMHRHGIPTAAYQTFADAAQAHAYIDAQGAPIVIKADGLAAGKGVVVAMTLEEAHQAVDMMLAGNKLGDAGARVVIEEFLDGEEASFIVLVDGKNVLALATSQDHKRLLDGDAGPNTGGMGAYSPAPVVTPALHARALREIILPTVRGMEKDGIPYTGFLYAGLMIDQDGNPKTLEFNCRMGDPETQPILARLKTDLVDVMEAAVSGKLDSIELDWDRRTALGVVMAAHGYPDDPRKGDAITGIPAETDDSVTFHAGTTLKDGTLLTSGGRVLCVVGLADTVKAAQRAAYAAVEQIRFDGMQYRTDIGYRAIKR, from the coding sequence ATGAAAGTATTGGTTGTCGGCTCGGGTGGACGTGAACACGCGCTGGCCTGGAAATTGGCCCAGTCGCCCAAGGTGCAGGTGGTGTACGTCGCGCCGGGCAACGGCGGAACCGCGCTCGACAAGCGCCTGCAGAATGTTCCGCTGACCGATCCCGAGGTCATCGCCGCCTTCGCCGAGCGCGAAGGCGTGGCCTTCACCGTGGTCGGCCCCGAGGCGCCGCTGGCCGCCGGCATCGTCGATATCTTCCGCGCCAAGGGCCTGCGCATCTTCGGGCCCACCCAGGCCGCGGCGCAGCTGGAATCGTCCAAGGATTTCGCCAAGGCGTTCATGCACCGCCACGGCATTCCCACCGCCGCCTACCAGACCTTTGCCGACGCCGCGCAGGCGCATGCCTACATCGACGCGCAGGGCGCGCCGATCGTGATCAAGGCCGACGGCCTGGCCGCGGGCAAGGGCGTGGTGGTGGCGATGACGCTGGAGGAAGCGCACCAGGCCGTCGACATGATGCTGGCCGGCAACAAGCTCGGCGACGCCGGCGCGCGCGTGGTGATCGAAGAGTTCCTCGACGGCGAGGAAGCCAGCTTCATCGTGCTGGTCGACGGCAAGAACGTGCTGGCGCTGGCCACCAGCCAGGACCACAAGCGGCTGCTCGACGGCGACGCCGGCCCCAACACCGGCGGCATGGGCGCGTATTCGCCGGCGCCGGTGGTCACGCCCGCGCTGCACGCGCGCGCGCTGCGCGAGATCATCCTGCCGACGGTGCGCGGCATGGAAAAGGACGGCATCCCGTACACCGGCTTCCTGTACGCCGGCCTGATGATCGACCAGGACGGCAACCCGAAGACGCTGGAATTCAACTGCCGCATGGGCGATCCGGAAACCCAGCCGATCCTGGCGCGCCTGAAGACCGACCTGGTCGACGTGATGGAAGCCGCCGTCTCCGGCAAGCTCGACAGCATCGAGCTGGACTGGGACCGCCGCACCGCGCTGGGCGTGGTGATGGCCGCGCACGGCTATCCGGACGACCCGCGCAAGGGCGATGCCATCACCGGCATCCCGGCCGAAACCGACGACAGCGTGACCTTCCACGCCGGCACCACGCTCAAGGACGGCACCCTGCTGACCTCGGGCGGGCGCGTGCTGTGCGTGGTCGGCCTTGCCGACACCGTCAAGGCCGCGCAGCGCGCCGCCTATGCCGCGGTCGAGCAGATCCGCTTCGACGGCATGCAGTACCGCACCGACATCGGCTACCGCGCCATCAAGCGCTGA